In Virgibacillus sp. NKC19-16, a single genomic region encodes these proteins:
- the uxaC gene encoding glucuronate isomerase yields the protein MKTFITDDFLLYNETAKDLYHNTAKHLPIIDYHNHLNHDEILQDKNYNNLSEIWLAGDHYKWRAMRANGADEAYVTGDKSDYEKFLAWAKTVPNTFGNPLYHWTHLELLRYFDIDEVLNEESAPAIWEEANRKLRAPELSVRSMLKKDNVEFVGTTDDPTDDLANHIQLAKEGFSPKVSPSFRPDKGLGIEKDDFLPWVEKLGQVTSATIETYDAFLDALAKRVDYFDEHGCRSSDHGINVLYYEKASKDEVASVFAKRLKGEELSAKEVDQFKTYTLLSLGELYADKGWAMQLHISPLRNNNTKMFKKLGPDSGFDSINDPQIAEKLAALLDALEERDKLPKTILYSLNANHYDVLGAMAGNYQNAEIPGKVQFGTAWWFNDTIDGMENQMKTLANIGLISNFIGMLTDSRSFLSFSRHEYFRRILCNLLGSWVEEGKVPKDMALLEKYVRGICYENAKRYFSI from the coding sequence TTGAAAACATTTATTACCGATGATTTCCTATTATATAATGAAACAGCAAAAGACCTCTATCATAATACAGCAAAACATTTACCGATCATAGATTACCATAATCACCTGAACCATGATGAAATTCTGCAGGATAAAAATTACAATAACTTGTCTGAAATTTGGCTTGCCGGTGATCATTATAAATGGAGAGCGATGCGGGCGAATGGTGCGGATGAAGCTTATGTTACCGGAGACAAGAGTGATTACGAGAAATTTCTAGCATGGGCTAAAACAGTGCCAAATACATTCGGTAATCCGTTGTACCACTGGACGCATCTGGAATTATTACGTTATTTTGATATAGATGAAGTGCTCAATGAAGAATCAGCACCGGCCATTTGGGAGGAAGCAAATCGAAAGCTTCGTGCACCGGAGCTGTCAGTAAGGTCTATGCTTAAAAAAGACAATGTGGAATTTGTCGGAACAACAGATGATCCAACAGATGACCTCGCAAACCATATTCAATTAGCGAAGGAAGGCTTTTCTCCTAAAGTGTCACCATCTTTCCGTCCGGATAAGGGATTGGGCATTGAAAAAGATGACTTCCTGCCATGGGTGGAAAAGTTAGGTCAGGTCACGAGCGCTACGATTGAAACCTATGATGCTTTCCTTGATGCATTAGCCAAACGCGTAGATTATTTTGATGAGCATGGCTGCAGAAGCTCGGATCACGGGATCAATGTGTTATATTATGAAAAAGCATCAAAAGATGAAGTTGCCTCTGTTTTTGCAAAACGCTTAAAAGGGGAAGAGCTTTCTGCAAAAGAAGTGGATCAATTTAAAACATATACATTGCTCTCGCTCGGAGAATTATACGCAGATAAAGGCTGGGCTATGCAACTTCACATCAGCCCACTCAGAAATAATAATACGAAAATGTTTAAAAAACTTGGACCTGACAGTGGTTTTGACTCCATTAACGATCCGCAAATTGCTGAAAAGCTGGCAGCGTTACTGGATGCACTAGAAGAAAGAGATAAACTACCAAAAACAATTTTGTATAGCTTAAATGCGAATCATTATGATGTGCTCGGGGCAATGGCAGGTAATTATCAGAACGCTGAAATCCCTGGAAAGGTTCAGTTTGGAACTGCATGGTGGTTTAATGATACAATTGATGGCATGGAGAACCAAATGAAGACATTGGCAAACATCGGACTAATCAGTAATTTCATTGGAATGCTTACTGATTCGAGAAGTTTCCTGTCATTCTCCCGTCATGAATACTTTAGAAGAATCCTGTGTAATTTGCTGGGGTCCTGGGTAGAAGAAGGGAAAGTACCAAAAGATATGGCACTACTTGAGAAATACGTTCGCGGAATTTGCTACGAAAATGCGAAGCGGTATTTTTCCATCTAA
- a CDS encoding LarC family nickel insertion protein, which yields MKILYFDCFSGISGDMVIGSLIDAGADMTVLESELKKLQIDDEYELKQKIVVKNGITSTKFDVVLLNEEPSHHDYGHEHSHEHHHDHGHKHNHEHHHDHSHEHNHSHDHHHHDHRSYRDIVQLIEAADFPERVKDTALKIFKKIGEAEGKIHGMPLEDVHFHEVGAVDSIIDIVGAAILIHDLEIETFKASPIPVGSGKIHIDHGVYPVPAPATLEILQGVPLAHSDLKAELTTPTGAAIIAVLAEEFSNTPSMKVNRIGYGAGTKTFKDHPNVLRVMIGE from the coding sequence ATGAAAATTCTTTATTTTGATTGCTTTTCTGGGATCAGCGGCGATATGGTCATTGGTTCTCTGATTGATGCAGGAGCAGATATGACTGTATTGGAGAGTGAATTAAAGAAGCTTCAAATAGATGACGAGTATGAACTGAAACAGAAAATAGTTGTGAAAAACGGCATCACCAGCACGAAATTTGATGTGGTATTGTTGAATGAGGAGCCTTCTCATCATGACTACGGGCACGAGCATAGTCATGAGCATCATCATGATCACGGTCATAAGCACAACCACGAACACCATCATGACCACAGTCATGAGCATAACCATTCGCATGATCATCATCACCATGATCATCGTTCCTACCGCGACATCGTACAGCTCATTGAAGCAGCAGATTTCCCGGAGCGGGTAAAGGATACAGCATTGAAAATTTTCAAGAAGATAGGAGAAGCGGAAGGAAAAATTCATGGGATGCCGCTTGAGGATGTCCATTTTCATGAGGTTGGAGCAGTTGACTCCATTATTGATATCGTTGGAGCGGCAATATTAATTCACGATCTCGAAATAGAAACATTCAAGGCGTCCCCAATTCCAGTAGGCTCCGGGAAAATTCATATTGACCATGGTGTTTATCCAGTTCCCGCACCAGCGACGCTCGAAATTTTACAAGGTGTACCATTAGCGCACAGTGATTTGAAAGCCGAGCTGACGACACCAACAGGAGCGGCTATTATAGCAGTTCTTGCAGAGGAATTTTCCAATACGCCATCCATGAAAGTAAATCGAATAGGCTATGGGGCCGGGACAAAGACATTTAAAGATCATCCAAATGTGCTTCGCGTTATGATAGGTGAATAA
- a CDS encoding Gfo/Idh/MocA family protein, with protein MQKVRLGIIGFGAQGGAYAGFIMEGRVPNMEVAAICDIDPEKKAAAEEKYPDVPFYDNYIDMLESGNIDAVVTCVPHYLHPEMGIESLKRDIHALVEKPAGVYTKQVKELNEFAVTKPEVTFGIMFNQRTNELYQKVKEVIDNGEIGAIRRTNWIITSWWRPQGYYDQSAWRATWEGEGGGVLVNQAPHQLDLLQWIAGMPKKVYSNVKYGYQRDIAVEDEVTAMLDYGNGATGVFITATHDVMGTDRFEIHGDKGKIVVDDSKTVTIKRLKTPESEMSATMSMQDVASIFMGGDTGDIYEEEVLEFESVWGAQHTAVMENFAANVLDGTPLLAPGSDGINGVALANAIHLSSWLGKEVDLPVDEDLYLEELNKKIAEEKK; from the coding sequence ATGCAAAAAGTACGATTAGGTATTATAGGTTTTGGTGCACAAGGTGGCGCATACGCAGGGTTTATCATGGAAGGAAGAGTACCAAACATGGAGGTCGCTGCTATTTGCGACATTGATCCAGAGAAAAAAGCAGCAGCCGAAGAAAAGTATCCGGATGTTCCATTTTACGATAACTATATCGATATGCTGGAAAGTGGCAACATAGATGCAGTGGTTACTTGTGTACCGCACTATCTGCATCCGGAAATGGGTATTGAATCATTAAAGAGAGATATCCATGCGTTAGTTGAAAAGCCAGCTGGTGTTTATACAAAACAGGTCAAAGAATTAAATGAATTTGCGGTAACAAAGCCGGAAGTAACGTTCGGCATTATGTTCAACCAACGAACAAATGAACTCTATCAAAAAGTGAAAGAAGTTATTGATAATGGGGAAATTGGGGCTATCCGCCGGACAAACTGGATTATTACCTCGTGGTGGAGACCACAAGGCTATTATGATCAAAGCGCATGGAGAGCAACATGGGAAGGTGAAGGCGGCGGTGTACTTGTGAATCAGGCGCCACATCAGCTTGACCTGCTTCAATGGATTGCCGGCATGCCGAAGAAAGTATATTCCAATGTGAAATATGGTTATCAAAGAGATATTGCTGTAGAAGATGAAGTAACCGCAATGCTTGATTATGGCAATGGCGCAACAGGCGTATTTATTACCGCCACACACGATGTGATGGGTACAGACCGATTCGAAATCCATGGAGATAAAGGGAAAATTGTTGTTGATGATAGTAAGACTGTAACTATTAAACGGCTTAAAACACCGGAATCCGAAATGAGTGCAACGATGAGTATGCAGGATGTAGCGAGCATTTTCATGGGTGGTGACACAGGCGATATTTATGAGGAAGAAGTACTGGAGTTTGAAAGTGTATGGGGCGCACAGCACACAGCTGTTATGGAAAACTTCGCAGCAAATGTTTTAGATGGAACGCCACTACTTGCTCCTGGTAGTGATGGTATTAATGGTGTTGCATTGGCGAACGCTATTCATCTATCAAGCTGGTTAGGCAAAGAAGTCGATCTCCCAGTAGATGAGGATTTATATTTAGAGGAATTGAATAAGAAGATTGCAGAAGAGAAAAAATAA
- the mgsA gene encoding methylglyoxal synthase, whose amino-acid sequence MKIALIAHDKKKDDIVQFAGAYKYSLKKHELYATGTTGLRIAENTGLSLHRFQSGPLGGDQQIGSMVAENQMDMIIFFRDPLTAQPHEPDISALMRLCDVYNIPLATNMGSAEVLIHALERGDLKWREIIHEKKDT is encoded by the coding sequence GTGAAAATTGCTTTGATCGCGCATGATAAAAAGAAAGATGACATTGTTCAGTTTGCCGGGGCCTATAAATACAGCCTGAAAAAACATGAACTCTATGCGACAGGTACAACTGGACTGAGAATTGCAGAAAATACAGGATTATCACTTCATCGGTTTCAATCAGGGCCGCTCGGCGGGGACCAGCAAATCGGTTCCATGGTAGCGGAGAATCAAATGGACATGATTATCTTCTTTCGTGATCCGTTGACTGCACAACCGCATGAACCGGATATTTCTGCGTTAATGCGGCTTTGTGATGTGTATAACATACCTTTGGCAACGAATATGGGGTCTGCGGAGGTTTTAATTCATGCATTGGAGCGCGGAGATTTGAAGTGGAGAGAAATTATTCATGAAAAGAAAGATACATAG
- a CDS encoding sugar phosphate isomerase/epimerase family protein — protein sequence MRQGKIGVQMMMLKGKVEELGAYETMKQLNKLGFGAVEVSQIPMTEDNVAELKRASEDFNIKIAAMSSPLEPMLPGAPGETLTDDFDKIVNDCKTLDCNFLRIGMLPLNIMGNKDQIMEFIKRAEAMAARLAEHGIELYYHTHHIEFQKYDGEYLLDLMKNNTSKLGFELDVHWIQRAGEEPVQIIKNYKDRVSLLHLKDYRIGELDIQEEDLQDMGKFFGKFTDLIEFAEIGEGNIDMNAVIDAGLESGAQYFLIEQDDTYGRDPFDSLKISAENLRKLGYADWF from the coding sequence ATGAGACAAGGCAAAATCGGCGTACAGATGATGATGTTGAAAGGGAAAGTGGAAGAGCTCGGCGCCTATGAAACAATGAAACAATTGAACAAGCTTGGCTTTGGTGCTGTGGAAGTTTCGCAAATTCCAATGACAGAAGACAATGTAGCAGAATTAAAACGGGCGAGTGAAGATTTTAATATTAAGATCGCAGCAATGTCTTCCCCTTTAGAGCCAATGTTACCTGGTGCTCCCGGAGAAACACTAACAGACGATTTTGATAAGATTGTTAATGATTGTAAAACACTAGATTGCAATTTCCTTCGTATTGGGATGCTTCCATTAAACATTATGGGCAACAAGGATCAGATAATGGAATTTATCAAGCGAGCGGAAGCAATGGCAGCGCGCTTAGCAGAGCATGGAATCGAATTGTATTACCATACACACCATATCGAATTCCAAAAATACGACGGCGAATATTTACTTGACCTGATGAAAAATAATACGTCCAAGCTTGGCTTTGAATTAGATGTCCATTGGATTCAAAGGGCTGGCGAAGAACCTGTACAAATTATTAAAAACTATAAAGACAGAGTCTCCCTATTACATTTGAAAGATTATCGTATTGGTGAATTGGATATTCAAGAGGAAGATCTTCAAGATATGGGCAAATTTTTCGGTAAATTTACCGATCTGATTGAATTTGCGGAAATAGGCGAAGGAAATATTGATATGAATGCGGTAATTGACGCTGGCCTTGAAAGCGGCGCTCAGTATTTCTTAATCGAGCAGGATGATACGTACGGACGGGATCCGTTTGACTCTCTGAAAATATCTGCGGAGAACTTGAGAAAACTCGGATATGCGGACTGGTTCTAG
- a CDS encoding ROK family transcriptional regulator, which translates to MVTGDGAYIKKINRSVILQRIIEHGMISRADLSKLTGLNKATISVQVANLLEEELIYETQQEHNAIGRRPIMLSINRKAGYVLGIDLDYTKIQYTVSDLLGYPVHSEIAIPKTEDYHQIVQTLAKQINIYNKKCTDSRYGLVGVMIGIHGTVNIDEHINFVPKFQWHNKNIKADLEKEVNINISIENSANLSAYAERVYKHHQSDNLLAINLSSGIGAGMMLDGVLHKGYHGYAGEMGHMIISPGGKACRCGNHGCWEMYNSEPSLFAQLAERLNRPTITHKDMKKLIANQDPATFEQMDDYIAYLSIGLNNTINLYNPETIVLNCEVLQIFPNVINEIKNNLTSNMSQYREITLSELGSKACVMGASALAIQRFLEVPELFLNIAENHIPSDRKMGQSVQ; encoded by the coding sequence ATGGTTACAGGCGATGGGGCTTATATAAAAAAAATCAACAGAAGTGTTATTTTACAACGGATTATTGAACATGGGATGATTTCACGGGCAGATTTATCTAAGCTAACCGGCTTAAATAAGGCAACAATCTCTGTTCAGGTTGCTAATTTATTAGAAGAAGAATTAATTTATGAAACACAGCAGGAGCATAATGCGATCGGCAGAAGACCAATTATGCTATCCATTAATCGAAAAGCTGGATATGTGCTTGGCATCGATCTTGATTATACAAAAATACAATATACGGTATCCGATTTACTAGGCTATCCTGTCCACAGTGAAATAGCTATCCCGAAGACGGAAGACTATCACCAAATTGTTCAAACCCTGGCCAAGCAAATCAACATATATAACAAGAAATGTACCGACAGCCGCTATGGATTGGTTGGTGTCATGATCGGGATTCATGGAACAGTGAATATTGATGAGCATATTAATTTTGTCCCGAAATTTCAATGGCATAATAAAAACATCAAAGCCGATCTGGAAAAGGAAGTAAATATAAACATTTCAATTGAAAACAGTGCTAACCTATCAGCATATGCGGAGAGAGTATATAAACATCATCAAAGCGATAATTTGCTTGCGATCAATTTATCCTCAGGTATTGGTGCCGGGATGATGCTAGATGGCGTGCTTCACAAGGGTTACCATGGGTATGCGGGTGAAATGGGACATATGATTATTTCACCAGGTGGCAAGGCTTGTAGATGCGGCAATCACGGTTGTTGGGAAATGTATAATTCAGAGCCCAGTCTATTTGCGCAATTAGCTGAAAGACTTAATAGGCCGACAATCACACATAAAGATATGAAAAAATTAATCGCAAATCAGGATCCAGCCACCTTTGAACAGATGGATGATTATATCGCCTATCTCTCCATCGGGCTGAATAATACGATCAATTTGTACAATCCGGAAACAATTGTCCTGAATTGTGAAGTCCTGCAAATATTTCCAAATGTCATAAATGAAATTAAAAACAATCTTACCTCAAACATGAGTCAGTACCGTGAAATCACGCTATCTGAGCTTGGAAGTAAAGCATGTGTAATGGGAGCAAGTGCATTAGCGATTCAGCGATTCCTGGAAGTTCCCGAGCTATTTTTAAATATAGCAGAAAATCATATCCCGTCAGATAGGAAGATGGGGCAATCAGTGCAATAG
- a CDS encoding Gfo/Idh/MocA family protein, whose amino-acid sequence MSKDGMNYAPKGKPNPVVKEGEFQVAAAALDHGHINGMCNGLVEAGATLKWVYDPDQEKVNDFVEQFPGVEVADSLEQILNDESIKLVAAAAIPSERSALGNKVMEAGKDYFTDKTPFTTKAQLEETKRVVERTGQKYMVYFSERLHVEGAVFAGDLIKDGAIGKVIQVTGFGPHRLNAPSRPDWFFNKEQYGGILCDIGSHQIEQFLYYAGCEDAEILHSKVGNYNNPDHPELEDYGDATLVGDNGATQIFKVDWFTPDGLSTWGDGRTFITGTEGTIEIRKYVDVAREESGDHLYLVNKDGERHYALSGEVGFPFFGAFIKDCMNRTENAMTQEHAFKAAELCLEAQEQAVVVT is encoded by the coding sequence ATGAGTAAAGACGGCATGAATTATGCGCCAAAAGGCAAGCCCAATCCGGTTGTTAAAGAAGGAGAATTTCAGGTTGCAGCAGCTGCACTTGATCATGGCCATATAAACGGCATGTGTAATGGATTAGTAGAAGCAGGTGCCACATTAAAATGGGTATATGATCCGGACCAGGAAAAGGTGAATGATTTTGTTGAACAATTTCCTGGAGTTGAAGTGGCAGACTCCCTCGAGCAAATTTTAAATGATGAATCTATCAAGCTAGTAGCAGCGGCAGCTATTCCATCAGAAAGAAGTGCGCTTGGCAATAAGGTGATGGAAGCGGGAAAAGATTATTTCACGGATAAAACTCCTTTTACAACCAAAGCACAACTGGAAGAAACGAAACGTGTCGTGGAGCGAACCGGCCAAAAATATATGGTGTATTTCAGTGAGCGCCTCCATGTCGAGGGTGCTGTATTCGCAGGTGACTTAATCAAAGATGGAGCAATTGGAAAAGTTATTCAGGTGACTGGCTTTGGGCCGCATCGTCTGAATGCGCCAAGTCGTCCGGATTGGTTCTTTAATAAAGAACAATATGGTGGTATTCTATGTGATATCGGGAGTCATCAAATTGAGCAGTTCCTCTATTATGCAGGCTGTGAGGATGCGGAAATTCTGCATAGTAAAGTAGGTAATTATAATAATCCCGATCACCCGGAACTGGAGGATTATGGTGATGCGACATTAGTTGGTGATAATGGGGCAACACAAATTTTCAAAGTAGATTGGTTCACACCGGATGGATTGAGCACATGGGGTGATGGACGTACCTTTATTACTGGAACAGAAGGAACGATTGAAATTCGTAAATACGTGGACGTGGCGCGCGAGGAATCAGGCGACCATCTTTATCTAGTGAACAAGGACGGGGAAAGGCATTACGCACTATCAGGTGAGGTAGGCTTTCCATTCTTCGGAGCATTTATCAAAGATTGTATGAATCGTACCGAAAATGCAATGACGCAGGAGCATGCCTTTAAAGCTGCGGAATTGTGCTTGGAGGCGCAGGAGCAAGCTGTTGTTGTGACTTAA
- the gndA gene encoding NADP-dependent phosphogluconate dehydrogenase, with the protein MAQQIGVIGLAVMGKNLALNIESRGYSVSVFNRSPEKTEAFLEGEAKGKNFVGATSIEEFVNSLEKPRKILLMVKAGPATDATIESLQPYLAKGDVLIDGGNTLFEDTIRRNKELEKTGIHFIGTGVSGGEEGALNGPSIMPGGQKQAYDLVAPIFEAISAKVDGDPCTTYIGPDGAGHFVKMVHNGIEYGDMQLISEAYYILKHVLGLDTQELHEVFSEWNKGELDSYLIEITADIFTKTDDETGKPLVDVILDTAGQKGTGKWTSKNALDLGVPLPLITESVFARFISAMKEERVKASKVLSGPVVSTFEGNKNELIEAVRKALYMSKIVSYAQGFAQMRAQSEENDWNLRYGDIAMIWRGGCIIRANFLQKIKEAYDREPSLTNLLLDPYFKEIVEGYQSALREVVSVAVKHGIAVPSFSSAIAYYDSYRSEDLPANLLQAQRDYFGAHTYQRKDKEGVFHTNWV; encoded by the coding sequence ATGGCACAACAAATTGGCGTTATTGGTTTAGCGGTTATGGGAAAAAATCTGGCTCTCAATATTGAGAGTAGAGGCTATTCCGTTTCTGTATTTAATCGTTCTCCCGAAAAAACAGAAGCTTTTTTGGAGGGCGAGGCAAAAGGTAAAAATTTTGTAGGAGCTACCAGTATTGAAGAATTCGTTAATTCATTGGAAAAGCCACGCAAAATTTTATTAATGGTTAAAGCAGGTCCTGCAACAGATGCAACCATCGAGTCACTGCAACCATACTTGGCAAAAGGTGATGTTCTGATTGATGGTGGAAACACATTATTTGAGGACACCATTCGCCGTAATAAAGAACTTGAAAAAACAGGCATCCATTTCATTGGAACCGGGGTGTCCGGTGGGGAAGAGGGCGCTCTGAATGGTCCCTCGATTATGCCTGGTGGTCAAAAGCAAGCTTATGATCTTGTAGCACCTATTTTCGAAGCTATTTCAGCAAAAGTGGATGGCGATCCTTGTACAACTTACATCGGTCCTGATGGTGCCGGCCATTTCGTGAAAATGGTTCATAATGGAATTGAATATGGCGATATGCAATTAATCTCTGAAGCGTATTACATTCTAAAACATGTGCTTGGCCTTGATACACAAGAACTTCACGAGGTATTTTCCGAGTGGAATAAAGGTGAATTGGATAGCTACCTGATTGAAATCACGGCAGACATCTTTACAAAAACAGATGACGAAACAGGCAAGCCGCTTGTTGATGTGATTTTAGATACAGCAGGTCAAAAGGGCACCGGAAAATGGACGAGCAAGAATGCCTTGGATTTAGGCGTACCACTTCCTTTGATTACAGAATCTGTATTTGCCCGTTTTATTTCTGCGATGAAAGAAGAGCGTGTAAAAGCAAGCAAGGTATTAAGCGGCCCGGTAGTTTCAACATTTGAAGGTAATAAAAATGAATTAATTGAAGCGGTACGGAAAGCACTGTACATGAGTAAAATTGTGTCTTATGCGCAAGGATTTGCTCAAATGCGTGCACAATCGGAAGAGAATGACTGGAATCTGCGTTATGGGGATATTGCAATGATTTGGCGTGGAGGCTGCATTATTCGTGCCAACTTCCTGCAAAAAATCAAAGAAGCATATGACCGTGAACCAAGCTTAACGAACCTATTGCTGGATCCTTATTTCAAGGAAATTGTGGAAGGTTATCAGTCTGCATTGCGTGAAGTTGTTTCCGTAGCGGTGAAACATGGGATTGCTGTACCATCATTCTCTAGTGCAATCGCATATTATGACAGCTATCGCTCGGAAGATTTGCCAGCTAATCTATTGCAGGCACAGCGCGATTACTTTGGTGCACATACGTATCAGCGTAAGGATAAAGAAGGCGTCTTTCATACAAACTGGGTTTAA
- a CDS encoding Gfo/Idh/MocA family protein, which yields MLNVAVIGLGDISKIHLPVIENNPDARLVAVCDSDESLKNTAPEATFYTDYQDMLENEALDCVHVCLPHHLHYPVTKACVEKGVHVLQEKPLARNAEEGMALVELEEKYPDVKIGVAFQNRLNETFEKLMEILESGEYGKVTGLKGLVTWFRPKAYYDVKPWRGQMRCSGGGVMINQAIHTLDLMQLVGGEIETIRGTVDNLFDYGYEVEDTAVANIQFKSGATGLFFATNTNAANSSVEFQVLLEKGKLTIKDSILTKKNEEGKKEKVIEDAKLPGAKFYYGASHSKLINQFYDCIENDTRDYIHAKDAQISMEMISAIRRSSEIKKEIKMEVYQ from the coding sequence ATGCTGAACGTAGCTGTTATAGGTCTTGGAGATATATCTAAAATTCATCTTCCTGTTATTGAGAATAATCCGGATGCCCGATTAGTGGCGGTATGTGATAGTGATGAATCATTAAAAAACACTGCACCTGAAGCAACTTTTTACACCGATTATCAGGACATGCTGGAGAATGAAGCATTGGATTGTGTCCATGTTTGTTTGCCACATCACCTACATTATCCTGTGACAAAAGCTTGTGTTGAAAAGGGTGTACATGTCCTTCAGGAAAAGCCATTGGCGAGGAACGCAGAAGAGGGCATGGCTTTAGTAGAATTGGAAGAAAAATACCCGGACGTGAAAATAGGTGTTGCTTTTCAAAACCGCCTCAATGAGACCTTCGAAAAACTGATGGAAATACTTGAAAGCGGAGAGTATGGGAAGGTTACTGGCTTGAAAGGCCTGGTAACCTGGTTTAGACCGAAAGCTTATTATGATGTGAAACCATGGCGGGGGCAAATGAGGTGTTCCGGCGGTGGCGTCATGATTAATCAGGCCATTCATACCTTGGATTTAATGCAGCTTGTCGGCGGGGAAATTGAAACGATAAGAGGAACCGTTGATAATTTATTTGATTATGGGTATGAAGTAGAAGATACGGCTGTGGCCAATATTCAATTCAAAAGTGGTGCTACAGGTTTATTTTTTGCCACAAATACAAATGCGGCAAATTCCAGCGTGGAGTTTCAGGTTCTTTTGGAAAAAGGGAAATTAACGATTAAAGATAGTATCTTAACGAAGAAGAATGAAGAGGGTAAGAAGGAAAAGGTTATTGAAGATGCGAAGTTGCCTGGCGCGAAATTTTATTATGGGGCAAGCCATTCGAAATTAATTAATCAATTTTATGATTGTATCGAAAATGACACCCGGGATTATATCCATGCGAAAGACGCACAAATATCGATGGAAATGATTAGCGCAATTCGTAGGTCATCTGAAATTAAAAAAGAAATAAAGATGGAGGTATACCAATGA
- a CDS encoding GntR family transcriptional regulator has translation MTKIETSLLTSQVYDVLRSKIIAGEHRPGDKLDIHKLADGFGVSRSPVKDAINQLVYDGLLEIIPRKGTYVTELNFTEFIEVLDARLMIELWAAKQVIQTIPANKVENWGQIIQEMDSLLEATPFPFETYNKIDRQFHMTLIEWTGNNKIKELFSSLNTHVSLSRIVHSTSLESTTKRHTDHWRLYEAMRERDFSAFSNVITEHINSLKEEAKLRWSELYL, from the coding sequence ATGACGAAAATCGAAACTTCTCTTTTGACTAGTCAGGTATACGATGTACTACGTAGTAAAATAATTGCTGGAGAGCATAGACCTGGTGATAAGTTAGATATTCATAAGTTAGCAGATGGATTTGGTGTAAGCCGCTCTCCTGTAAAAGATGCAATCAATCAACTTGTCTATGATGGATTACTAGAGATCATCCCTCGTAAAGGTACTTACGTAACAGAACTAAATTTTACTGAATTTATTGAGGTGCTTGATGCTCGATTAATGATTGAATTATGGGCTGCCAAGCAAGTGATTCAAACTATTCCAGCAAATAAAGTGGAAAATTGGGGACAAATCATCCAGGAGATGGATTCACTCCTCGAAGCTACTCCCTTTCCTTTTGAGACCTATAATAAGATAGATCGGCAATTTCACATGACTTTAATAGAATGGACAGGAAATAATAAAATAAAAGAACTATTTTCCTCGTTAAACACCCATGTGTCCTTGTCCCGTATCGTCCACTCTACCTCGCTTGAAAGCACAACGAAAAGACATACAGACCACTGGCGTTTATACGAAGCAATGAGGGAACGTGATTTTTCTGCTTTTTCAAATGTAATAACAGAACATATTAACAGCCTAAAGGAAGAAGCTAAATTACGATGGAGTGAACTGTATTTATAG